In Mytilus trossulus isolate FHL-02 chromosome 6, PNRI_Mtr1.1.1.hap1, whole genome shotgun sequence, a single window of DNA contains:
- the LOC134722710 gene encoding ribonuclease H1-like, with product MEVYIDGACKNNGKPLANTSYGIFWEPNNIKNINGPVPESYKQTNNMGELYTAVKCLQQIHENQLSNIIIKTDSEYLVRGITNDIVYWKSNNWKLKSSGNDVKNKELWSEIDHVLSNIKVTWAHVARDSEIGQIEADKLAKLALNIKTSGNTVQANNHSIVNVCNKIEWTDDEEETIPMKVTTPRRSISTNKFRKNNNKANSPTFCTMSTLRRIESLLLSTSEEVLNFKTRQTINFKR from the coding sequence atggaaGTATACATTGATGGAGCATGCAAGAATAACGGCAAGCCATTGGCAAATACCAGTTATGGTATATTTTGGGAAccaaataacatcaaaaatataaatggtcCAGTTCCTGAATCTTacaagcaaacaaacaatatgggGGAATTGTATACTGCCGTAAAATGCCTTCAACAAATACACGAAAATCAATTATCAAACATTATCATTAAAACCGACAGTGAATATTTAGTTAGAGGTATAACAAATGACATTGTTTATTGGAAAAGTAACAACTGGAAACTTAAATCTTCCGGAAATGATGTGAAAAACAAAGAACTCTGGTCAGAGATAGATCATgtgttatcaaatataaaagtaacGTGGGCGCACGTTGCTCGTGATTCTGAAATCGGTCAGATTGAAGCCGATAAACTCGCAAAACttgctttaaatataaaaacatctgGAAACACCGTTCAAGCAAATAATCATAGTATCGTGAATGTGTGTAACAAAATTGAATGGACCGACGATGAAGAGGAAACTATACCGATGAAGGTTACAACCCCGCGTCGAAGCATCTCCACCAATAAATTTcgcaaaaataataataaggcAAACTCTCCGACTTTCTGTACCATGTCAACACTCAGGAGAATTGAAAGTCTTTTATTGTCAACttctgaggaagttttaaattttaaaactcgTCAAACAATCAATTTCAAGAGATGA